Proteins encoded in a region of the Anas acuta chromosome 13, bAnaAcu1.1, whole genome shotgun sequence genome:
- the SHROOM4 gene encoding protein Shroom4 isoform X5 codes for MERAEGRPGAVQLVHVQLQGGAPWGFTLRGGLEHGEPLIVSKVEDGGKAALSRRLQPGDELVNISGTPLYGSRQEALILIKGSYRTLKMIVRRSVPVLRPHSWHVAKLAEIRPDAPAMHCPPDTFSLSWPSGCDVSELSLQWNPLSRHCSTDRSSSIGSMESLDQPGQAYYEGTPSPVEHHSKRDSAYSSFSASSNTSDCALSLRPEENAGPEGPCKPPEGRYLQTGAEGTEPRHPARHPVPPQPPVRRDSLRASPAGSGADRRRVSVPTSSLHAQGRWISDTFLCQRDKDAEATSGRMPAACPPKEHLSADQYYMLSSHPDRCLGDAGDRPYPETTMQRGADAGMEVAGDTALLSPLQGHRHSAPEQLLASQLRALQVSAGSGRASPASPAPEGHRWTTSPLHAEHRGQGGLSPAPSTEGLAEESRAGGRRAGGPPNRSSHFRRRSERFATNLRNEIQRRKAQLQKSRGPGAQARGEEPVEEAEEPAEGSPSPAPSEDGRSCSGESLPVPEAERVALSRGRWRWSPERKLQPQRSPSPREHKGSEEAVLLPFADRRRFFEESSRPAPTRHGKPQKAPEPDAFQAAEHRDARRVSGPYSECCREQPPYYKVLPRHGELEYLRGCSYPYGGPGLHEPCHYCAGEMCPALLPRGHAYRCHPWARCPDCCCPAPRPPREESDSWAPRKAFVPEFAPEEWEPPAISRKASSQPMGELSHYKPGFPRLGPFRPCFESAEPEWPPCYRTASTHDLSWDSERPPRSPELPPEPLHRPLRGRAFSESHLNLEPASPRGRRDLLRAKAEPPGLPKKKGPPPPRPPPPNWEQYRLRRASQHPKEGSGPGTATVPSRSIAEVVRQRSRSLAAEPPGRPRGTPEPEAEVCRSREEHPMAKDPWEQEEPPQRLARSRERGWSSECPLRVPSPATTQGGGSCPRSPEGPSTRGGRPQPRRMNSEELLWDVAGRDRSLAGILVTPPVTTATVMGELLAAGDRQAWRERVQQDWHPEPQDRQGFEPISPPPGATGSPPSYAAYYGKAELLGKMKELPEVAEGSSEEEEEEVDRELVEKKLQLVESLSRKLAVLREAQRGLQEDISANGALGEEVAAQLQALCTPGEFDKYRLFVGDLDKVVNLLLSLSGRLARVENALSGLGPHAAAEDELALREKQRLLAAQLEDAKELREHVGRREEAVGAMVARYLPPEQLQDYRHFVKMKSALTAEQRELEEKIKLGQEQLRCLRESLGQAPTGH; via the exons ATGGAGCGGGCCGAGGGCCGGCCCGGGGCCGTGCAGTTGGTGCATGTGCAGCTGCAGGGCGGCGCGCCCTGGGGCTTCACGCTGCGGGGGGGGCTGGAGCACGGCGAGCCCCTCATCGTCTCCAAG GTGGAGGACGGCGGGAAGGCCGCCCTGTCCCGGAGGCTGCAGCCGGGTGACGAGCTGGTGAACATCAGCGGGACCCCCCTGTACGGGTCCCGCCAGGAAGCCCTCATCCTCATCAAGGGCTCCTACCGCACCCTCAAGATGATCGTCCGCAG GAGCGTGCCCGTTCTCCGGCCCCATTCCTGGCACGTGGCCAAGCTCGCCGAAATCCGCCCCGACGCCCCGGCCATGCACTGCCCCCCCGACACCTTCAGCCTCTCCTGGCCCTCGGGCTGTGATGTCAG CGAGCTGTCCCTGCAGTGGAACCCGCTGTCCCGGCACTGCAGCACGGACCGCAGCAGCTCCATCGGGAGCATGGAAAGCTTGGATCAGCCTGGGCAGGCGTACTACGAAGGCACCCCCTCGCCCGTCGAGCACCACAGCAAGCGGGACTCGGCCTACAGCTCCTTCTCCGCCAGCTCCAACACCTCCGACTGCGCCCTCTCCCTCCGCCCCGAGGAAAACGCCGGCCCCGAGGGGCCCTGCAAGCCCCCCGAGGGGCGCTACCTGCAGACGGGCGCCGAGGGGACGGAGCCTCGCCACCCCGCGCGCCACCccgtgcccccccagccccccgtgCGCAGGGACAGCCTGCGGGCATCCCCGGCTGGTAGCGGGGCGGACCGGCGCCGGGTATCAGTGCCCACCTCCTCCTTGCACGCCCAGGGGAGGTGGATTTCCGACACTTTCCTGTGCCAGCGGGACAAGGACGCGGAGGCGACGAGCGGGAGGATGCCGGCGGCGTGCCCCCCCAAGGAGCACCTCTCTGCCGACCAGTATTACATGCTGAGCTCCCACCCCGACCGCTGCCTGGGGGACGCCGGGGACCGGCCCTACCCGGAAACCACGATGCAGCGGGGAGCGGACGCGGGGATGGAGGTGGCGGGCGACACCGCGCTGCTGTCCCCCCTCCAAGGCCACCGGCACAGCGCGCCCGAGCAGCTCCTGGCCTCCCAGCTCCGGGCTCTCCAAGTGAGCGCCGGCAGCGGGCGAGCGTCCCCGGCGTCCCCCGCGCCCGAGGGGCACCGCTGGACCACGTCCCCGCTGCACGCCGAGCACCGCGGGCAGGGCGGGCTGAGCCCGGCGCCCAGCACGGAGGGGCTGGCGGAGGAGAGCCGGGCGGGGGGCCGGCGCGCCGGGGGCCCCCCGAATCGCTCGTCTCACTTTCGGCGCCGCAGCGAGCGCTTCGCCACCAACCTGCGCAACGAGATCCAGCGGCGCAAGGCGCAGCTGCAGAAGAGCCGAGGACCCGGCGCCCAAGCCCGGGGCGAGGAGCCGgtggaggaggcggaggagccGGCCGAGGGCTCGCCGAGCCCCGCGCCCAGCGAGGAcggcaggagctgctcaggggAGTCGCTGCCGGTCCCCGAAGCCGAGCGGGTGGCGCTGAGCCGAGGCCGCTGGCGCTGGTCCCCGGAACGCAAGCTGCAGCCGCAGCGCTCGCCCAGTCCCCGCGAGCACAAGGGCAGCGAGGAAGCCGTCCTCCTGCCCTTCGCCGACCGGCGCCGTTTCTTCGAGGAAAGCAGCCGCCCTGCGCCCACCCGGCATGGCAAGCCCCAAAAAGCGCCCGAGCCCGACGCTTTCCAAGCTGCCGAGCACCGCGACGCTCGCCGCGTCTCCGGACCCTACAGCGAGTGCTGCCGGGAGCAGCCGCCCTACTACAAGGTGCTACCGAGGCACGGCGAGCTGGAGTATCTGCGGGGCTGCTCCTATCCCTACGGCGGCCCCGGCTTGCACGAACCTTGCCACTACTGCGCTGGAGAAATGTGCCCGGCGCTGCTGCCCCGCGGCCATGCCTACCGCTGCCACCCCTGGGCGCGCTGCCCCGACTgctgctgcccggccccgcgccccccacgGGAGGAGAGCGACAGCTGGGCGCCCCGAAAAGCCTTCGTGCCG GAATTCGCTCCGGAGGAGTGGGAGCCGCCGGCGATCAGCAGGAaggccagcagccagcccatgGG cGAGCTCTCCCACTACAAGCCGGGCTTCCCGAGGCTCGGCCCCTTCCGTCCGTGCTTCGAGAGCGCCGAGCCCGAGTGGCCGCCCTGCTACCGCACCGCGTCCACGCACGACCTCTCGTGGGACTCCGAGCGGCCGCCTCGCTCCCCCGAGCTCCCCCCGGAGCCCCTGCACCGCCCGCTGCGGGGCCGAGCCTTCTCCGAGAGCCACCTCAACCTGGAGCCCGCCAGCCCCCGGGGCCGCAGGGACCTTCTGCGGGCCAAAGCGGAGCCGCCGGGTTTGCCCAAAAAAAAGGGGCCCccgcctccccgcccgcccccccccaacTGGGAGCAGTACCGGTTGCGCCGGGCGTCGCAGCACCCCAAGGAGGGCTCAGGACCCGGCACGGCCACGGTGCCGTCCCGCAGCATCGCCGAAGTCGTGCGGCAGCGCTCCCGCAGCCTCGCCGCCgagccccccggccgcccccgcggGACCCCGGAGCCAGAGGCCGAGGTTTGCAG GAGCAGGGAAGAGCACCCGATGGCGAAGGAcccctgggagcaggaggagcccccccaaAGGCTCGCCCGCagccgggagcggggctggtCCAGCGAGTGCCCCCTGCgcgtccccagccctgcaaccACCcaggggggggggtcctgtccccgcagccccgAGGGGCCGAGCACCCGGGGGgggcgcccccagccccgccgcatGAATTCGgaggagctgctgtgggacGTGGCGGGCAGGGACCGCTCCTTGGCCGGCATCTTGGTGACCCCCCCGGTCACCACCGCCACCGTCATGGGTGAGCTGCTGGCGGCGGGGGACCGGCAGGCGTGGAGGGAGCGGGTCCAGCAGGATTGGCACCCGGAGCCGCAGGACAG GCAGGGCTTCGAGCCCATCTCGCCGCCCCCCGGGGCCACCGGCAGCCCCCCCTCCTACGCGGCGTATTACGGCAAAGCCGAGCTGCTCGGCAAGATGAAGGAGCTGCCGGAGGTGGCAGAGGGGagctcggaggaggaggaggaggaggtggatcGCGAGCTGGTGGAGAAGAAG ctgcagctggtggagaGCCTGAGCCGCAAGCTGGCGGTGCTGCGGGAGGCGcagcgggggctgcaggaggacatCAGCGCCAACGGGGCGCTGGGCGAGGAGGTGGCCGCCCAGCTGCAGGCCCTCTGCACGCCGGGCGAATTCGACAAGTACCGGCTCTTCGTGGGCGACCTGGACAAGGTGGTCaacctgctgctgtccctctCTGGCCGCCTGGCTCGGGTGGAGAACGCGCTGAGCGGGCTGGGGCCCCACGCCGCCGCCGAGGACGAG CTGGCCCTGCGGGAGAAGCAGCGGCTGCTGGCGGCGCAGCTGGAGGACGCCAAGGAGCTGCGGGAGCACGTGGGGCGGCGCGAGGAGGCGGTGGGGGCCATGGTGGCGCGCTACCTGCCCCCCGAGCAGCTGCAGGACTACCGGCACTTCGTCAAGATGAAGTCGGCGCTCACGGCCGAGCAGCGTGAGCTGGAGGAGAAGATCAAGCTGGGCCAGGAGCAGCTGCGCTGCCTGCGCGAGAGCCTCGGCCAGGCACCCACGGGGCACTAG
- the SHROOM4 gene encoding protein Shroom4 isoform X6 — translation MIVRRRSVPVLRPHSWHVAKLAEIRPDAPAMHCPPDTFSLSWPSGCDVSSELSLQWNPLSRHCSTDRSSSIGSMESLDQPGQAYYEGTPSPVEHHSKRDSAYSSFSASSNTSDCALSLRPEENAGPEGPCKPPEGRYLQTGAEGTEPRHPARHPVPPQPPVRRDSLRASPAGSGADRRRVSVPTSSLHAQGRWISDTFLCQRDKDAEATSGRMPAACPPKEHLSADQYYMLSSHPDRCLGDAGDRPYPETTMQRGADAGMEVAGDTALLSPLQGHRHSAPEQLLASQLRALQVSAGSGRASPASPAPEGHRWTTSPLHAEHRGQGGLSPAPSTEGLAEESRAGGRRAGGPPNRSSHFRRRSERFATNLRNEIQRRKAQLQKSRGPGAQARGEEPVEEAEEPAEGSPSPAPSEDGRSCSGESLPVPEAERVALSRGRWRWSPERKLQPQRSPSPREHKGSEEAVLLPFADRRRFFEESSRPAPTRHGKPQKAPEPDAFQAAEHRDARRVSGPYSECCREQPPYYKVLPRHGELEYLRGCSYPYGGPGLHEPCHYCAGEMCPALLPRGHAYRCHPWARCPDCCCPAPRPPREESDSWAPRKAFVPEFAPEEWEPPAISRKASSQPMGELSHYKPGFPRLGPFRPCFESAEPEWPPCYRTASTHDLSWDSERPPRSPELPPEPLHRPLRGRAFSESHLNLEPASPRGRRDLLRAKAEPPGLPKKKGPPPPRPPPPNWEQYRLRRASQHPKEGSGPGTATVPSRSIAEVVRQRSRSLAAEPPGRPRGTPEPEAEVCRSREEHPMAKDPWEQEEPPQRLARSRERGWSSECPLRVPSPATTQGGGSCPRSPEGPSTRGGRPQPRRMNSEELLWDVAGRDRSLAGILVTPPVTTATVMGELLAAGDRQAWRERVQQDWHPEPQDRQGFEPISPPPGATGSPPSYAAYYGKAELLGKMKELPEVAEGSSEEEEEEVDRELVEKKLQLVESLSRKLAVLREAQRGLQEDISANGALGEEVAAQLQALCTPGEFDKYRLFVGDLDKVVNLLLSLSGRLARVENALSGLGPHAAAEDELALREKQRLLAAQLEDAKELREHVGRREEAVGAMVARYLPPEQLQDYRHFVKMKSALTAEQRELEEKIKLGQEQLRCLRESLGQAPTGH, via the exons ATGATCGTCCGCAG GAGGAGCGTGCCCGTTCTCCGGCCCCATTCCTGGCACGTGGCCAAGCTCGCCGAAATCCGCCCCGACGCCCCGGCCATGCACTGCCCCCCCGACACCTTCAGCCTCTCCTGGCCCTCGGGCTGTGATGTCAG CAGCGAGCTGTCCCTGCAGTGGAACCCGCTGTCCCGGCACTGCAGCACGGACCGCAGCAGCTCCATCGGGAGCATGGAAAGCTTGGATCAGCCTGGGCAGGCGTACTACGAAGGCACCCCCTCGCCCGTCGAGCACCACAGCAAGCGGGACTCGGCCTACAGCTCCTTCTCCGCCAGCTCCAACACCTCCGACTGCGCCCTCTCCCTCCGCCCCGAGGAAAACGCCGGCCCCGAGGGGCCCTGCAAGCCCCCCGAGGGGCGCTACCTGCAGACGGGCGCCGAGGGGACGGAGCCTCGCCACCCCGCGCGCCACCccgtgcccccccagccccccgtgCGCAGGGACAGCCTGCGGGCATCCCCGGCTGGTAGCGGGGCGGACCGGCGCCGGGTATCAGTGCCCACCTCCTCCTTGCACGCCCAGGGGAGGTGGATTTCCGACACTTTCCTGTGCCAGCGGGACAAGGACGCGGAGGCGACGAGCGGGAGGATGCCGGCGGCGTGCCCCCCCAAGGAGCACCTCTCTGCCGACCAGTATTACATGCTGAGCTCCCACCCCGACCGCTGCCTGGGGGACGCCGGGGACCGGCCCTACCCGGAAACCACGATGCAGCGGGGAGCGGACGCGGGGATGGAGGTGGCGGGCGACACCGCGCTGCTGTCCCCCCTCCAAGGCCACCGGCACAGCGCGCCCGAGCAGCTCCTGGCCTCCCAGCTCCGGGCTCTCCAAGTGAGCGCCGGCAGCGGGCGAGCGTCCCCGGCGTCCCCCGCGCCCGAGGGGCACCGCTGGACCACGTCCCCGCTGCACGCCGAGCACCGCGGGCAGGGCGGGCTGAGCCCGGCGCCCAGCACGGAGGGGCTGGCGGAGGAGAGCCGGGCGGGGGGCCGGCGCGCCGGGGGCCCCCCGAATCGCTCGTCTCACTTTCGGCGCCGCAGCGAGCGCTTCGCCACCAACCTGCGCAACGAGATCCAGCGGCGCAAGGCGCAGCTGCAGAAGAGCCGAGGACCCGGCGCCCAAGCCCGGGGCGAGGAGCCGgtggaggaggcggaggagccGGCCGAGGGCTCGCCGAGCCCCGCGCCCAGCGAGGAcggcaggagctgctcaggggAGTCGCTGCCGGTCCCCGAAGCCGAGCGGGTGGCGCTGAGCCGAGGCCGCTGGCGCTGGTCCCCGGAACGCAAGCTGCAGCCGCAGCGCTCGCCCAGTCCCCGCGAGCACAAGGGCAGCGAGGAAGCCGTCCTCCTGCCCTTCGCCGACCGGCGCCGTTTCTTCGAGGAAAGCAGCCGCCCTGCGCCCACCCGGCATGGCAAGCCCCAAAAAGCGCCCGAGCCCGACGCTTTCCAAGCTGCCGAGCACCGCGACGCTCGCCGCGTCTCCGGACCCTACAGCGAGTGCTGCCGGGAGCAGCCGCCCTACTACAAGGTGCTACCGAGGCACGGCGAGCTGGAGTATCTGCGGGGCTGCTCCTATCCCTACGGCGGCCCCGGCTTGCACGAACCTTGCCACTACTGCGCTGGAGAAATGTGCCCGGCGCTGCTGCCCCGCGGCCATGCCTACCGCTGCCACCCCTGGGCGCGCTGCCCCGACTgctgctgcccggccccgcgccccccacgGGAGGAGAGCGACAGCTGGGCGCCCCGAAAAGCCTTCGTGCCG GAATTCGCTCCGGAGGAGTGGGAGCCGCCGGCGATCAGCAGGAaggccagcagccagcccatgGG cGAGCTCTCCCACTACAAGCCGGGCTTCCCGAGGCTCGGCCCCTTCCGTCCGTGCTTCGAGAGCGCCGAGCCCGAGTGGCCGCCCTGCTACCGCACCGCGTCCACGCACGACCTCTCGTGGGACTCCGAGCGGCCGCCTCGCTCCCCCGAGCTCCCCCCGGAGCCCCTGCACCGCCCGCTGCGGGGCCGAGCCTTCTCCGAGAGCCACCTCAACCTGGAGCCCGCCAGCCCCCGGGGCCGCAGGGACCTTCTGCGGGCCAAAGCGGAGCCGCCGGGTTTGCCCAAAAAAAAGGGGCCCccgcctccccgcccgcccccccccaacTGGGAGCAGTACCGGTTGCGCCGGGCGTCGCAGCACCCCAAGGAGGGCTCAGGACCCGGCACGGCCACGGTGCCGTCCCGCAGCATCGCCGAAGTCGTGCGGCAGCGCTCCCGCAGCCTCGCCGCCgagccccccggccgcccccgcggGACCCCGGAGCCAGAGGCCGAGGTTTGCAG GAGCAGGGAAGAGCACCCGATGGCGAAGGAcccctgggagcaggaggagcccccccaaAGGCTCGCCCGCagccgggagcggggctggtCCAGCGAGTGCCCCCTGCgcgtccccagccctgcaaccACCcaggggggggggtcctgtccccgcagccccgAGGGGCCGAGCACCCGGGGGgggcgcccccagccccgccgcatGAATTCGgaggagctgctgtgggacGTGGCGGGCAGGGACCGCTCCTTGGCCGGCATCTTGGTGACCCCCCCGGTCACCACCGCCACCGTCATGGGTGAGCTGCTGGCGGCGGGGGACCGGCAGGCGTGGAGGGAGCGGGTCCAGCAGGATTGGCACCCGGAGCCGCAGGACAG GCAGGGCTTCGAGCCCATCTCGCCGCCCCCCGGGGCCACCGGCAGCCCCCCCTCCTACGCGGCGTATTACGGCAAAGCCGAGCTGCTCGGCAAGATGAAGGAGCTGCCGGAGGTGGCAGAGGGGagctcggaggaggaggaggaggaggtggatcGCGAGCTGGTGGAGAAGAAG ctgcagctggtggagaGCCTGAGCCGCAAGCTGGCGGTGCTGCGGGAGGCGcagcgggggctgcaggaggacatCAGCGCCAACGGGGCGCTGGGCGAGGAGGTGGCCGCCCAGCTGCAGGCCCTCTGCACGCCGGGCGAATTCGACAAGTACCGGCTCTTCGTGGGCGACCTGGACAAGGTGGTCaacctgctgctgtccctctCTGGCCGCCTGGCTCGGGTGGAGAACGCGCTGAGCGGGCTGGGGCCCCACGCCGCCGCCGAGGACGAG CTGGCCCTGCGGGAGAAGCAGCGGCTGCTGGCGGCGCAGCTGGAGGACGCCAAGGAGCTGCGGGAGCACGTGGGGCGGCGCGAGGAGGCGGTGGGGGCCATGGTGGCGCGCTACCTGCCCCCCGAGCAGCTGCAGGACTACCGGCACTTCGTCAAGATGAAGTCGGCGCTCACGGCCGAGCAGCGTGAGCTGGAGGAGAAGATCAAGCTGGGCCAGGAGCAGCTGCGCTGCCTGCGCGAGAGCCTCGGCCAGGCACCCACGGGGCACTAG
- the SHROOM4 gene encoding protein Shroom4 isoform X1 has translation MCRGGVGNCPPQPQGWLTGSVGTPPGIPPGPRGGVGRSPSRCRRLATPSLGGIAELCLPARLGKEGEAAPAPPEPPPCSHSGGCLAAGLQLPPRLGARGDPGPHRCLGAASSMLPPHSCPLPLLLLARRSVPVLRPHSWHVAKLAEIRPDAPAMHCPPDTFSLSWPSGCDVSTDRSSSIGSMESLDQPGQAYYEGTPSPVEHHSKRDSAYSSFSASSNTSDCALSLRPEENAGPEGPCKPPEGRYLQTGAEGTEPRHPARHPVPPQPPVRRDSLRASPAGSGADRRRVSVPTSSLHAQGRWISDTFLCQRDKDAEATSGRMPAACPPKEHLSADQYYMLSSHPDRCLGDAGDRPYPETTMQRGADAGMEVAGDTALLSPLQGHRHSAPEQLLASQLRALQVSAGSGRASPASPAPEGHRWTTSPLHAEHRGQGGLSPAPSTEGLAEESRAGGRRAGGPPNRSSHFRRRSERFATNLRNEIQRRKAQLQKSRGPGAQARGEEPVEEAEEPAEGSPSPAPSEDGRSCSGESLPVPEAERVALSRGRWRWSPERKLQPQRSPSPREHKGSEEAVLLPFADRRRFFEESSRPAPTRHGKPQKAPEPDAFQAAEHRDARRVSGPYSECCREQPPYYKVLPRHGELEYLRGCSYPYGGPGLHEPCHYCAGEMCPALLPRGHAYRCHPWARCPDCCCPAPRPPREESDSWAPRKAFVPEFAPEEWEPPAISRKASSQPMGELSHYKPGFPRLGPFRPCFESAEPEWPPCYRTASTHDLSWDSERPPRSPELPPEPLHRPLRGRAFSESHLNLEPASPRGRRDLLRAKAEPPGLPKKKGPPPPRPPPPNWEQYRLRRASQHPKEGSGPGTATVPSRSIAEVVRQRSRSLAAEPPGRPRGTPEPEAEVCRSREEHPMAKDPWEQEEPPQRLARSRERGWSSECPLRVPSPATTQGGGSCPRSPEGPSTRGGRPQPRRMNSEELLWDVAGRDRSLAGILVTPPVTTATVMGELLAAGDRQAWRERVQQDWHPEPQDRQGFEPISPPPGATGSPPSYAAYYGKAELLGKMKELPEVAEGSSEEEEEEVDRELVEKKLQLVESLSRKLAVLREAQRGLQEDISANGALGEEVAAQLQALCTPGEFDKYRLFVGDLDKVVNLLLSLSGRLARVENALSGLGPHAAAEDELALREKQRLLAAQLEDAKELREHVGRREEAVGAMVARYLPPEQLQDYRHFVKMKSALTAEQRELEEKIKLGQEQLRCLRESLGQAPTGH, from the exons ATGTGTAGGGGGGGGGTTGGAAACtgccccccgcagccccaggGATGGCTGACGGGAAGTGTGGGGACGCCCCCCGGCATCCCTCCTGGTCCCcgtggtggggtggggaggtCCCCATCCCGGTGCCGCCGGCTCGCCACCCCCTCCCTGGGCGGTATTGCCGagctctgccttcctgcccgcctggggaaggaaggggaggcaGCGCCGgccccccctgagccccccccttGCAGCCACTCCGGCGGCTGCCTCGCGGCCGGGCTCCAGCTCCCGCCGCGCCTGGGGGCAAGGGGGGATCCCGGGCCGCACCGCTGCCTGGGCGCAGCCTCATCCATG CTTCCTCCCCATTCTTGTCCTCTCCCGCTGTTGCTCTTGGCAAGGAGGAGCGTGCCCGTTCTCCGGCCCCATTCCTGGCACGTGGCCAAGCTCGCCGAAATCCGCCCCGACGCCCCGGCCATGCACTGCCCCCCCGACACCTTCAGCCTCTCCTGGCCCTCGGGCTGTGATGTCAG CACGGACCGCAGCAGCTCCATCGGGAGCATGGAAAGCTTGGATCAGCCTGGGCAGGCGTACTACGAAGGCACCCCCTCGCCCGTCGAGCACCACAGCAAGCGGGACTCGGCCTACAGCTCCTTCTCCGCCAGCTCCAACACCTCCGACTGCGCCCTCTCCCTCCGCCCCGAGGAAAACGCCGGCCCCGAGGGGCCCTGCAAGCCCCCCGAGGGGCGCTACCTGCAGACGGGCGCCGAGGGGACGGAGCCTCGCCACCCCGCGCGCCACCccgtgcccccccagccccccgtgCGCAGGGACAGCCTGCGGGCATCCCCGGCTGGTAGCGGGGCGGACCGGCGCCGGGTATCAGTGCCCACCTCCTCCTTGCACGCCCAGGGGAGGTGGATTTCCGACACTTTCCTGTGCCAGCGGGACAAGGACGCGGAGGCGACGAGCGGGAGGATGCCGGCGGCGTGCCCCCCCAAGGAGCACCTCTCTGCCGACCAGTATTACATGCTGAGCTCCCACCCCGACCGCTGCCTGGGGGACGCCGGGGACCGGCCCTACCCGGAAACCACGATGCAGCGGGGAGCGGACGCGGGGATGGAGGTGGCGGGCGACACCGCGCTGCTGTCCCCCCTCCAAGGCCACCGGCACAGCGCGCCCGAGCAGCTCCTGGCCTCCCAGCTCCGGGCTCTCCAAGTGAGCGCCGGCAGCGGGCGAGCGTCCCCGGCGTCCCCCGCGCCCGAGGGGCACCGCTGGACCACGTCCCCGCTGCACGCCGAGCACCGCGGGCAGGGCGGGCTGAGCCCGGCGCCCAGCACGGAGGGGCTGGCGGAGGAGAGCCGGGCGGGGGGCCGGCGCGCCGGGGGCCCCCCGAATCGCTCGTCTCACTTTCGGCGCCGCAGCGAGCGCTTCGCCACCAACCTGCGCAACGAGATCCAGCGGCGCAAGGCGCAGCTGCAGAAGAGCCGAGGACCCGGCGCCCAAGCCCGGGGCGAGGAGCCGgtggaggaggcggaggagccGGCCGAGGGCTCGCCGAGCCCCGCGCCCAGCGAGGAcggcaggagctgctcaggggAGTCGCTGCCGGTCCCCGAAGCCGAGCGGGTGGCGCTGAGCCGAGGCCGCTGGCGCTGGTCCCCGGAACGCAAGCTGCAGCCGCAGCGCTCGCCCAGTCCCCGCGAGCACAAGGGCAGCGAGGAAGCCGTCCTCCTGCCCTTCGCCGACCGGCGCCGTTTCTTCGAGGAAAGCAGCCGCCCTGCGCCCACCCGGCATGGCAAGCCCCAAAAAGCGCCCGAGCCCGACGCTTTCCAAGCTGCCGAGCACCGCGACGCTCGCCGCGTCTCCGGACCCTACAGCGAGTGCTGCCGGGAGCAGCCGCCCTACTACAAGGTGCTACCGAGGCACGGCGAGCTGGAGTATCTGCGGGGCTGCTCCTATCCCTACGGCGGCCCCGGCTTGCACGAACCTTGCCACTACTGCGCTGGAGAAATGTGCCCGGCGCTGCTGCCCCGCGGCCATGCCTACCGCTGCCACCCCTGGGCGCGCTGCCCCGACTgctgctgcccggccccgcgccccccacgGGAGGAGAGCGACAGCTGGGCGCCCCGAAAAGCCTTCGTGCCG GAATTCGCTCCGGAGGAGTGGGAGCCGCCGGCGATCAGCAGGAaggccagcagccagcccatgGG cGAGCTCTCCCACTACAAGCCGGGCTTCCCGAGGCTCGGCCCCTTCCGTCCGTGCTTCGAGAGCGCCGAGCCCGAGTGGCCGCCCTGCTACCGCACCGCGTCCACGCACGACCTCTCGTGGGACTCCGAGCGGCCGCCTCGCTCCCCCGAGCTCCCCCCGGAGCCCCTGCACCGCCCGCTGCGGGGCCGAGCCTTCTCCGAGAGCCACCTCAACCTGGAGCCCGCCAGCCCCCGGGGCCGCAGGGACCTTCTGCGGGCCAAAGCGGAGCCGCCGGGTTTGCCCAAAAAAAAGGGGCCCccgcctccccgcccgcccccccccaacTGGGAGCAGTACCGGTTGCGCCGGGCGTCGCAGCACCCCAAGGAGGGCTCAGGACCCGGCACGGCCACGGTGCCGTCCCGCAGCATCGCCGAAGTCGTGCGGCAGCGCTCCCGCAGCCTCGCCGCCgagccccccggccgcccccgcggGACCCCGGAGCCAGAGGCCGAGGTTTGCAG GAGCAGGGAAGAGCACCCGATGGCGAAGGAcccctgggagcaggaggagcccccccaaAGGCTCGCCCGCagccgggagcggggctggtCCAGCGAGTGCCCCCTGCgcgtccccagccctgcaaccACCcaggggggggggtcctgtccccgcagccccgAGGGGCCGAGCACCCGGGGGgggcgcccccagccccgccgcatGAATTCGgaggagctgctgtgggacGTGGCGGGCAGGGACCGCTCCTTGGCCGGCATCTTGGTGACCCCCCCGGTCACCACCGCCACCGTCATGGGTGAGCTGCTGGCGGCGGGGGACCGGCAGGCGTGGAGGGAGCGGGTCCAGCAGGATTGGCACCCGGAGCCGCAGGACAG GCAGGGCTTCGAGCCCATCTCGCCGCCCCCCGGGGCCACCGGCAGCCCCCCCTCCTACGCGGCGTATTACGGCAAAGCCGAGCTGCTCGGCAAGATGAAGGAGCTGCCGGAGGTGGCAGAGGGGagctcggaggaggaggaggaggaggtggatcGCGAGCTGGTGGAGAAGAAG ctgcagctggtggagaGCCTGAGCCGCAAGCTGGCGGTGCTGCGGGAGGCGcagcgggggctgcaggaggacatCAGCGCCAACGGGGCGCTGGGCGAGGAGGTGGCCGCCCAGCTGCAGGCCCTCTGCACGCCGGGCGAATTCGACAAGTACCGGCTCTTCGTGGGCGACCTGGACAAGGTGGTCaacctgctgctgtccctctCTGGCCGCCTGGCTCGGGTGGAGAACGCGCTGAGCGGGCTGGGGCCCCACGCCGCCGCCGAGGACGAG CTGGCCCTGCGGGAGAAGCAGCGGCTGCTGGCGGCGCAGCTGGAGGACGCCAAGGAGCTGCGGGAGCACGTGGGGCGGCGCGAGGAGGCGGTGGGGGCCATGGTGGCGCGCTACCTGCCCCCCGAGCAGCTGCAGGACTACCGGCACTTCGTCAAGATGAAGTCGGCGCTCACGGCCGAGCAGCGTGAGCTGGAGGAGAAGATCAAGCTGGGCCAGGAGCAGCTGCGCTGCCTGCGCGAGAGCCTCGGCCAGGCACCCACGGGGCACTAG